From the Terriglobia bacterium genome, the window CCGGGGCATCCAGCTCGTACCCGGTCAGGGAGAGCTCGGGAAAGACCACCACCCGGGCCTCCGCGGAGCGAACGGCCCCCGCGTGCGTCACCGCGTTCGCCGCGACGTCGTAAGGGATGCACGGCGGCTGGGTGACCGCGATGATCAGCGGCCGACGCATGCGGCCCCCAACCTCCTCGATCGGCCAAGGCGACCCATCGGACATCGATCAGCGGACATTCGGCCGAATTCCTTCCCCCTCCGGCTCGACGCAGCTCGGATCGTCGTTCCGAGGATTGTTGACCCGCGGCGAGACGGGAATGGCGACCAGGACGTCGTCCGGAGCGGGCCGAAGCAGGTGCGTGACCGCCGCCGCGTCCGTCAAGGATCGATCGAGCCAGAAGTCCCACGCCGACTCATCGAGGATGACCGGCATCCGCTCGTGGAACTGCCGCATGAACGCCGATGCCGACGTCGTGAGGATCGCGCAAGCGGCGGCGACCTCTCCCTCCGTCTTGTCGAAGTCGACGATCCCGGCGAAGGCGAAGGGCGCTCCGTCCTGCCGCCGGAACAGATAGGGTCTCTTCCGACCGCCCTCGGATCGCCATTCGTAGAAGCCTGTGGTCGGGATCAAGCACCGCCTCTCCTCGAGGGCCTTTCGGAACGTGGGTTTTTGGGCGGCCGTCTCCGAGCGCGCGTTGATCATCGGCTTCGTCGTCCACGGCACCCGAAGTCCCCACCGCGCGCTCACGAGGTGCCGGTCGGAGCCCCCGCCCTCTATGATCGCGACCTGATGGGTCGGTGCGACGTTCCAGCTCGGCTTGCCGTGGACGCCGGCGCGGCCGCCCAGGAGCCGGACCACCTCGGCCCATGGCAGCATGAGAGTGAAGCGGGCGCACACGCCTCCGAGTATCACCGACGTCGAGGGGCTCGGCAACAACGACGGAATGGCATGACCGAGAGCCCCTCCGATTCCCGTCGCGCCGGAACGGATCACCGAGGTCACGAGATCTCCCTTGCCTTCCGGGGCGGTTCAGGTGTACAAGGTCGTCAGCGTTCACGTCCGCATGGGGGCTTCGTCACGACCGCCGGGGCAAGGGAATGACCCACCTCACCGAACGGCAGCGCCAGCTCCTGGTGGCGGCCCTCCGATCGCGGGGCTACATCACCGCCGTGGTCACGATGGACGGCGAGGTGACCGTCGGCGCCGGGCGCGAGCGCGTCCGCGGCCCCGCCGGTCCCATCGATGGCCTCGTCGCCGCGGAGCTCCTGAATCTCGTCGCCGAATACGCCGATCGAGAGGGGGCGCGCCCCGTACGCGACATCGCTGGCGTGCGCCTCTACGAGCTCACGCCGGCCGGCCGTGCCGTCGCCATGGATGCGGAGATCGGGCCGGCACCGGGGGCTGGCGGAGAGCCAAGGGCGGGCTTCGGCCGGCGTCGCTCGATGCGATGACGCGAAGCAACCGACGGACGCTCGCGTTCCCTTGCTGCTGACCCTGTACGTTCCGGGATCTCCGGCAGCGACGCCCGACGGGCCGCTAGCGCACCCGCGCGTGAGGGCGCGTGTCGTGCCGTTCGGTCGCGCCATCGCCGATCGTCACCGACCAGTCGAACTCGCAGCAACCCGGAGAGGACGGATCGCAGTGCAGCTCGACCCCGATCCGAGCGCCCTCGGCGACCTCGATCGTCTCCTCGAGGGGGAAGAAGATCCTCCCCCAGTGGGTATCGGGCGCGCCGACGGCGTTCGTCAGAACGCAGCCGTCGCACAGGTCCGCGGTGAACCACGCCGCGAGTGCCGAGAACCTGCCCGCGCGAGCCGCCGTGAACACCGGGGTGCCCACGAACGACCGATCGGCCTCGGCCAGCGAGCAGGTACGGGCGTCGTGGGTCCACAACATCTGCGGCGGCGCGAGCAGGTCGTCGGTGGCGATGCGGGCCTGCGTCATCAGCAGTTCATTCGCGCTGATGTCCGCGATCACGGTCGTATCGACGCCGTGCGGACGTGCGCGCCAGTGCGCGAGGCCTTCGTCGAGATCGCGCATCCACGCCGGCGCGAGCCATGCGGTGACGCGCTCGGGGACGATCCTGCCGCCCGGCGCGAGCCAGCGATCGCGAGCCATGACGAGCGGAGCGAGCATGTTCTCATCGACGCCGAGCCCGCCCATCCATTCGGAGACGATGACCTCCACCTGCTCCGGAAGGTGGACCTCCTCGATGTCGGCCTGGATCACCTCGATGCGATCCGCGAACCCGTTTCGCGCGACCATCTCCCGAGCGACGATCACGATGTCCGTGCGCTCGACGGCGTAGACCGTCCGCGCGCCCGCGTTCGCCGCGAAGATGCTGAGGATTCCGGTGCCCGCGCCCATGTCGAGGACGACCTGGCCGGGCCCGACCACCTGCGCGATCGCCCTCCTGAAGGCCTCGTTGCGGACTTCATCCCGCAGCATCCGCCGATGGAGGGCGAGCTGGGCGTAAGCTTCCGGCATCCGAGGAGGGTCCTCCCGTCTCCGACAGGGGAGCATAGGGGGAGCGAGGGCCGAAGTCCAGGCTCCACCACCAGCGGCGTCTCACCCGCCGTCCGACGCGCCACCGCGGCCCGGGCAGGGCTATAATCCCTCGCTCGCCAGCAAGTCAGCGAGCGACGGTCGACCTTGAGCGCTATCCCCACGGACGTCCGGCGAATGCTGTCGCTTCTGCGCCCGGAGCGGAAGCACTACGCCCGCGGACTGCTCTCGCTCCTCGTCGTCAACCTCGCCGACGTTGCCGGGCCGCTCTTCATCGCCCTCGCGGTGGACATCGTCGCGTCGGCCTGGGGCGCCCCGGGACCGGGTGCGGTGCGATCGGGCGGCGCGAGGCCGGGCGCCCCGCCGCTCCTGCGCCTCCTGCGGCTCGACCCCTCCCACGTCACCCTCGCGGGCGCGATCGCCGGCTACCTCGCCCTGCAGATCATCGCCAACGTCTGCCGCTACCCGATGCTCGTCGAGGTGGCGGTGGCGTCGCACCGCGTCGGCCAGACCCTGCGCAACCGGCTGGTCGACCACCTGCTGCGGCTCGCGCGTCCGTTCTACGATCGCGCCAAGACCGGCGACCTGATGTCGCTGGCGACCGCGGACGTCGCGGCGATCCGCATGTTCTACGGACCGGGGACGCTGCTGCTGGTCGACACCGCGATGCTGATGGTCTTCGTCCTCGGGGTGATGTTCGGGCTCTCGGTGCCGCTGACGCTTGCCGCCCTCGTCCCCCTGCCGCTGATCGCGCTGTTCACCAACAAGATCTCTCACGCCGAGTTCGAGCGCTTCGGCGCGGTGCAGGCCGACCTCGCGAAGCTGACCGAGCGGGCCCGCGAGTCGTACGCCGGCATCCGCATCGTGCAGGGGTACGCCCGCGAGCAGCACGTGAAGGCGCGGTTCGCCGAGCACTCGCGCCGCCACTTCGGCTTCAACCTCTCTCTGGCCCGCGTGCAGTCGCTCTTCGACCCTTCGCTCGACCTCCTCCTCGGCCTCTCGACGGTCCTCGTGCTCGTCTTCGGCGGGGCTGAGATCGCCCGGGGCCGCATGACCGTCGGGACGTTCGTCGCCTTCCTCTTCCTCGTCGGCAACCTCTCGGGCCCGATGATCGGCTTCGGCTGGGCCTGGTCGCTGTTCCAGCGCGGTCGCGCCTCGACGCAGCGGCTCGAGGCGCTGTTCGCCGAGCCGGCCGAGATCCGCGACGCCCCCGGCGCGACGGAGGCGAAGGGACCCGGCGAGCTCGTCGTGCGCGGACTGACCTTCTCGTTCGCCGCGGGGGCAAAGCCGGCGCTCGACGGGATCGACCTCACGCTCGCCCCGGGCCGGACTCTCGGGATCGTCGGCCCGGTCGGGAGCGGCAAGAGCACGCTCGTCAGCCTCCTCGCGCGGCTCT encodes:
- a CDS encoding 50S ribosomal protein L11 methyltransferase, which produces MPEAYAQLALHRRMLRDEVRNEAFRRAIAQVVGPGQVVLDMGAGTGILSIFAANAGARTVYAVERTDIVIVAREMVARNGFADRIEVIQADIEEVHLPEQVEVIVSEWMGGLGVDENMLAPLVMARDRWLAPGGRIVPERVTAWLAPAWMRDLDEGLAHWRARPHGVDTTVIADISANELLMTQARIATDDLLAPPQMLWTHDARTCSLAEADRSFVGTPVFTAARAGRFSALAAWFTADLCDGCVLTNAVGAPDTHWGRIFFPLEETIEVAEGARIGVELHCDPSSPGCCEFDWSVTIGDGATERHDTRPHARVR
- a CDS encoding SOS response-associated peptidase, which translates into the protein MTSVIRSGATGIGGALGHAIPSLLPSPSTSVILGGVCARFTLMLPWAEVVRLLGGRAGVHGKPSWNVAPTHQVAIIEGGGSDRHLVSARWGLRVPWTTKPMINARSETAAQKPTFRKALEERRCLIPTTGFYEWRSEGGRKRPYLFRRQDGAPFAFAGIVDFDKTEGEVAAACAILTTSASAFMRQFHERMPVILDESAWDFWLDRSLTDAAAVTHLLRPAPDDVLVAIPVSPRVNNPRNDDPSCVEPEGEGIRPNVR
- a CDS encoding ABC transporter ATP-binding protein/permease, with amino-acid sequence MLSLLRPERKHYARGLLSLLVVNLADVAGPLFIALAVDIVASAWGAPGPGAVRSGGARPGAPPLLRLLRLDPSHVTLAGAIAGYLALQIIANVCRYPMLVEVAVASHRVGQTLRNRLVDHLLRLARPFYDRAKTGDLMSLATADVAAIRMFYGPGTLLLVDTAMLMVFVLGVMFGLSVPLTLAALVPLPLIALFTNKISHAEFERFGAVQADLAKLTERARESYAGIRIVQGYAREQHVKARFAEHSRRHFGFNLSLARVQSLFDPSLDLLLGLSTVLVLVFGGAEIARGRMTVGTFVAFLFLVGNLSGPMIGFGWAWSLFQRGRASTQRLEALFAEPAEIRDAPGATEAKGPGELVVRGLTFSFAAGAKPALDGIDLTLAPGRTLGIVGPVGSGKSTLVSLLARLYDPPPGAVLLDGVDVRDLTLDSLRRAVVVAPQDTFLFGDTVEGNVSLASAGERPDLWRLARLSAIDEEIAALPEAFETLLGERGYSLSGGQRQRLAIARAIAADPRILVLDDCLSAVDARTEEAILGNLGEVFRGRSAIVVSHRVRAVAPADEIIVLDGGRIAARGTHGELMARDGYYASIAREQMREERDADADGGGSA